A single window of Caldimicrobium thiodismutans DNA harbors:
- a CDS encoding NAD(P)-dependent oxidoreductase: MSEKIVFFETKDWEKEKLIEFIKRRLLKEFPDLEIEFVSSPLRESNASKYKDITIAVIYLNSQINEKVINELSSLKFISTRTTGVDHIDILCCKKRGIEVANAPYYASITVAEHTFALIMALARHLRKNFEKLERFDFTREGLIGLDLYGKTLGVIGTGNIGSHLCRIGFGIGMKVIAYDINPSLELIDKYQVSYVSLDNLLQEADVITLMVPYNPKTHHLINMYNIKLVKEKAMLINTARGPVVDTHALIWAIENGKLRGGIALDVFEGERMLLDESYLKEEIPSDIAQRALLTLHLLKYENVILTPHIAYYTEEAMERLIESVIDELRHYLKYKSTKSSFESFF, from the coding sequence ATGTCAGAAAAAATAGTTTTTTTTGAGACCAAGGATTGGGAAAAGGAAAAATTAATAGAATTTATTAAAAGAAGGCTTTTAAAGGAGTTTCCAGATTTAGAGATAGAATTTGTCTCATCCCCTTTAAGGGAAAGTAATGCTTCAAAATATAAGGATATTACAATTGCGGTTATTTATCTAAACTCACAGATCAATGAAAAGGTTATTAATGAGCTTTCTTCATTGAAATTTATTTCAACAAGAACAACAGGGGTGGATCACATTGATATACTTTGCTGTAAAAAAAGGGGGATTGAGGTTGCCAATGCCCCCTATTATGCCAGTATAACAGTCGCTGAACATACCTTTGCCCTGATCATGGCTTTAGCCAGGCACTTAAGGAAAAACTTTGAAAAGCTTGAAAGATTTGACTTTACCCGTGAAGGTTTGATTGGTCTTGATTTGTATGGAAAAACCCTCGGTGTAATTGGAACTGGAAATATTGGAAGTCATCTCTGTAGGATCGGTTTTGGGATAGGAATGAAGGTTATAGCTTATGATATTAATCCTTCACTAGAGCTCATTGATAAATATCAGGTTAGTTATGTCTCCCTTGATAATCTTTTACAGGAAGCTGATGTCATTACCCTTATGGTTCCTTATAATCCTAAGACCCATCATCTTATAAATATGTATAATATAAAACTGGTTAAGGAAAAGGCCATGTTAATCAATACTGCCAGAGGGCCAGTTGTAGATACACATGCCCTTATCTGGGCCATTGAAAACGGAAAACTCAGAGGCGGAATTGCCCTTGATGTCTTTGAAGGAGAGAGAATGCTTTTGGATGAATCCTATTTAAAAGAGGAAATACCTTCAGATATTGCTCAAAGGGCCTTATTAACTTTACATCTTCTTAAATATGAAAATGTAATACTTACTCCTCACATTGCCTATTATACTGAAGAGGCTATGGAAAGATTAATAGAAAGTGTTATAGATGAGCTGAGACACTATTTGAAATATAAATCCACTAAAAGTTCCTTTGAAAGTTTTTTTTAA
- the waaF gene encoding lipopolysaccharide heptosyltransferase II, whose translation MLIRLPNWLGDALMSSPVYENLKDQEELILFGPASFINLFEDFPNCRILPFYSKDSKKNLQNLQNLKVYKKERGLLLTNSFSSAWLFFRAGLKERMGFSTDARGLLLTKKVPPPPKRMHQRDKYLYLLEKLGYSASKRDLILYLREEKINQAKSFLKGLGINPHQNKMVLLAPGAAFGPAKKWPVEYYKSLAENIIKKGIKVLIVGGSKEIQDGDFICHGLKDAINLCGKTEITILAGIFTLSMALISNDSGLMHLGAALKIPQIAIFGSTDPILTGPLNPKAIVIKKDLPCSPCFKRECPKGHYECLKNVSPEEVFQRLEEILI comes from the coding sequence ATGCTCATTCGCCTTCCTAATTGGCTTGGGGATGCCCTTATGTCTTCTCCTGTTTACGAAAATCTAAAAGATCAGGAAGAATTGATTTTATTTGGGCCTGCCTCTTTTATCAATCTCTTTGAAGATTTTCCCAATTGTAGAATTCTGCCTTTTTATTCCAAAGATTCTAAGAAGAATCTACAGAATTTACAGAATTTAAAGGTTTATAAAAAAGAAAGGGGATTACTTCTCACCAATTCTTTTTCTTCTGCCTGGCTTTTTTTTAGAGCAGGTCTTAAAGAGAGAATGGGATTTTCTACAGATGCACGAGGACTTCTTCTTACGAAGAAGGTCCCTCCACCTCCTAAAAGAATGCATCAGCGAGATAAATATCTCTATCTCCTTGAAAAATTGGGTTATTCAGCGTCAAAAAGAGATTTAATTCTCTATTTAAGAGAAGAAAAAATAAACCAAGCTAAGTCCTTTTTAAAAGGGCTTGGAATAAATCCCCATCAAAATAAGATGGTTTTACTGGCGCCTGGAGCTGCATTTGGGCCTGCTAAAAAATGGCCAGTGGAATATTACAAAAGCTTGGCGGAAAATATTATTAAAAAGGGAATAAAGGTCCTTATAGTTGGAGGCTCAAAGGAAATTCAAGATGGAGATTTCATCTGCCATGGCTTAAAAGATGCTATAAATCTTTGTGGAAAAACTGAAATTACTATTCTTGCAGGAATCTTTACCCTTAGCATGGCTTTGATTTCTAATGATTCAGGGCTTATGCATCTGGGAGCAGCTCTTAAAATCCCTCAGATTGCTATCTTTGGATCAACGGACCCAATCCTTACAGGGCCACTTAATCCAAAAGCAATTGTTATAAAAAAGGATTTACCCTGTAGCCCTTGCTTTAAAAGGGAATGCCCAAAAGGGCATTATGAATGTCTTAAAAATGTCTCCCCTGAAGAGGTCTTCCAAAGGCTTGAAGAGATTTTAATTTAA
- the truD gene encoding tRNA pseudouridine(13) synthase TruD, whose translation MSYKIKVYPEDFIVSEVVSLTPSESGEYSLYLLKKKNLSTWDALGQIAKKWHLPLKYFGYGGLKDKNAITFQYITIKNGPKGDFIKKDLELTYLGKSISPLGKTHLLGNNFEIVVREAEIEANELYKRSEEIKRYGIPNYFDEQRFSSVKECKKFAVKEIIKGNFESALYLILALSSPDEFSYSRKLRDCLKKNWRKWKECLPFANLNWEKNLLQFLASHNPSQRTFKRALHLIDREYLFFLGNVYQSYLWNEVLKEVLIHLDLTDIAIPFLFEKLYFYKDLSQEKLDLLRNLKIPYPSPKMQVQDTPQIPLYSLYLKIFKREGLEDFKALRSFIKGLIFKSYPRPAIIFPIDLTCEKLADKTYKIKFFLEKGSYATLIIKRLFYAHSPS comes from the coding sequence GTGTCCTATAAAATAAAAGTTTACCCGGAAGACTTTATTGTCTCTGAAGTAGTCAGTCTTACCCCTTCCGAGAGTGGAGAATACTCCCTCTATCTTTTAAAGAAGAAAAATCTTAGCACCTGGGATGCCTTAGGTCAGATTGCCAAAAAATGGCATTTACCTCTGAAATACTTTGGTTATGGAGGTCTAAAGGATAAAAATGCAATTACCTTTCAGTATATAACAATAAAAAATGGACCCAAGGGAGATTTTATTAAAAAAGATCTGGAACTAACTTATCTTGGTAAAAGTATATCCCCCCTTGGAAAGACCCATCTCTTGGGGAATAATTTTGAAATTGTGGTTAGAGAGGCTGAAATTGAAGCTAATGAACTTTATAAAAGAAGTGAAGAGATCAAAAGATATGGTATCCCGAATTACTTTGATGAACAGCGCTTTTCCTCTGTAAAGGAATGTAAAAAATTTGCAGTCAAAGAGATTATTAAAGGAAATTTTGAATCCGCCCTTTATCTAATACTTGCTTTAAGTAGCCCGGATGAATTTTCTTATTCCAGAAAATTGAGAGACTGCCTTAAAAAAAACTGGAGAAAATGGAAGGAATGTCTTCCCTTTGCCAATCTCAACTGGGAAAAAAATCTTTTACAATTTTTGGCCTCCCATAACCCCTCGCAGAGGACCTTTAAAAGGGCTTTACATCTTATTGATCGGGAATATCTCTTTTTCTTGGGAAATGTTTATCAAAGTTATCTCTGGAATGAAGTTTTAAAAGAGGTTTTAATTCATTTAGATCTTACAGATATAGCCATACCTTTTTTATTTGAGAAACTTTACTTTTATAAAGACCTCTCCCAAGAAAAGTTAGATCTCTTGAGAAACCTTAAAATCCCCTATCCTTCCCCCAAAATGCAGGTTCAGGATACTCCTCAGATTCCTCTTTATAGCCTTTATCTTAAAATTTTTAAAAGAGAAGGTTTAGAGGATTTTAAGGCCTTGAGAAGCTTTATTAAAGGCCTTATCTTTAAATCCTATCCCAGACCAGCCATAATCTTTCCTATTGATTTAACCTGTGAAAAGCTGGCAGACAAGACCTATAAAATAAAGTTTTTTCTTGAAAAAGGAAGCTATGCTACTTTAATAATAAAGAGGCTTTTTTATGCTCATTCGCCTTCCTAA